In Luteimonas viscosa, the genomic window GTCGAGCCAGTAGCGCTGCAGTTCGCGATCCATCTCCGCGACGTAGCGCTTTTCCATCTGCCGCAGCCCGCCCTCGATCGTGGGCAGGTCGCGGTCCTGGTAGCCCTGCTCGCGCGCGGCGTCGGCCTTGTCGCGCTCGATCGCGAGGCGGTACAGCGTGGTCGCGGCGGAGATCGCGCCAGTGTTCTGGAACATGCGCAGGACCAGATCCCGCTCGCGGGTCGCATGCTCGGCATCATCCAGCGCCACGAGCCGCGCGTGGGCCGAGATCGCAGCCGCACCCTCGTCGCCACGCGTGCGCAGCCACGCCAGGACCGCGGCCTCTTCCGATCGCTTGGCCTCGGCGGCCCCGGTTCGCGCGAAGCCGGTGAGCTGGCCCTCGTAGTTCTTCATGACGTTTTCCCAGCCGCGCAGGGTGCTGGCGTACCTGACCTCGATGTCGGGCTCCGTCCTGCCACGCTCGCGGACCAGCGCGGTCAATGCGCGGTAGTGGCGCACCAGGGTCGGATAGGCCCACTGCTCGGTATCCTCGAACTCGCCGGCGAGCGCATAGCGGCTGGTGCGGCCCGGATAGCCGGCCGCCATCACGAAATCGCCCGCCCGCAGCGGACGGTCGGCGATCTCCAGCCATCGCTTGGGCTGGTACGGCACGTTGTCGTCGGAGAACGCCGCCGGTTTGCCGTCGCGTCCGACATAGGCCCGGTAGAACGCGAAATCGCCGGTGTGGCGCGGCCACATCCAGTTGTCGACCTCGCCACCGTAGTTGCCGATGCTGCCGGGCGGCGCGTAGGCGAGGCGGACGTCGCGGATCTCGAGGTTGCGGAACAGCCGGTAGGTATTGCCGCCGAGGAAGCTGTAGAGGCTGCAGCGGTAACCCGGTTCCGCTTCGCACTCGGCGATCAGCCGCTTCTCGACCGCATCCAGCGCCTGCGTCCGCTCCAGCGGACCGGACGCCGCAGCGATGGCCGCCTGCACGCGCTGGGTGACGTCGGTGATCGCGTCGAGCGCGTAGATGCGGGCGTTCGGACCGGCGGTGATTTCGTCGGCATGCGTGGCGGCATTGAAGCCATCGCGCATCAGGTTCTTCTCCGGGGTCGAGTTCAGCTGGATCGCGCCATAGGCGCAGTGATGGTTGGTCACCACCAGGCCCTGCGGCGAAACGAAACTCGCGGTGCAGCCGCCCAGCGACACTACCGCGCCCAACGGATCGCCGGTGAGGTCGGCGAACTGGGCGGGATCGAGCTTCAGCCCGGCCTTCTTCAGCGGCGCGGCGATCTCGGGCAGCTGCTGCGGCACCCACATGCCCTCGGCGGCGTGGACGTTCGCCAGGCCGGCGGCGGCGATGGCGGACAGGGCGACTGCGAGGCGGCGAAGGCTGGGCATGCGGCGGACCGGGGAGTCGGGAAAGCCGCAGTCTAGCCACTCGTGTGGCCAACGGGCCATGACGATGGTCATGGCCGCAAGCCGCGTCCGGGGAAATGGCACGAAGGCCGCGGGCGTATAATTCGCACCCTGTCTTCCACGAGGCGACGCTCATCCCATGGGCCGAATGATGAAGGCGCTGGTCAAGCGCGAAGCCGCGAAAGGCATCTGGATGGAGCAGGTGCCGGTGCCCGAGCCGGGTCCGAACGAGGTGCTGATCAAGCTCGAGAAGACCGCGATCTGCGGCACCGACCTGCACATCTACCTGTGGGACGAGTGGAGCCAGCGCACCATCAGGCCGGGACTGGTCATCGGACACGAGTTCGTCGGCCGCGTCGCCGAGCTCGGCCCCGGTGTCGGCGGCTACGTCGTCGGCCAGCGCGTCTCGGCCGAGGGACATATCGTCTGCGGGCACTGCCGCAACTGCCGCGCCGGCAAGCAGCACCTGTGTCCGAACACCGTGGGCATCGGCGTGAACCGGGATGGCGCCTTCGCCGAATACATCGTGATGCCGGCCAGCAACCTTTGGCCGATCCCGGACCAGATCCCGAGCGAGCTGGCCGCGTTCTTCGATCCCTACGGCAATGCCGCGCACTGCGCGCTGGAGTTCGACGTGGTCGGGGAGGACGTGCTGATCACCGGCGCCGGTCCGATCGGGGTGATGGCAGCCGGCATCTGCAAGCACATCGGTGCGCGCAACGTGGTGGTCACCGACGTCAACGACTACCGGCTCAAGCTCGCCGCCGACATGGGCGCCACCCGAGTGGTCAACGTCGCCAACGCGTCGCTGAAGGAAGTCATGGCCGACCTGCACCTGGAAGGCTTCGACGTGGGCCTGGAGATGAGCGGCAACCCGCGTGCCTTCAATGACATGCTCGACGCGATGTATCACGGCGGCAAGGTCGCCCTGCTCGGCATCCTGCCCAAGGGCGCCGGCGTGGACTGGGACCGCATCATCTTCAAGGGCCTCACCGTGCAGGGCATCTACGGCCGCCGCATGTACGAGACCTGGTACAAGATGACCCAGCTGGTGCTGTCGGGATTCCCGCTGGGCAAGGTCCTGAGCCACCAGTTGCCTGCCGACGAATTCCAGAAGGGGTTCGACCTGATGGAATCGGGCAAGTCGGGCAAGGTGGTGCTGTCCTGGAATTGAGGGAGCGTCATTGGTGATTCGTGGCTGGTGGTTCGACGGACATCGACGCGTATCCCGCTTCTTCCGGATCACGAATCACGAATCGCGGAATCCACATGTCATTGACCGAACGCTACGCCGCCACGCTTGACGAGATCCGCGCCGCCGGGCTGTTCAAGTCCGAGCGCGTCATCACCTCTCCGCAGTCGGCGGAGATCACGCTGGCCGACGGCCGCAGGGTCCTGAACTTCTGCGCCAACAACTATCTCGGCCTGGCCGACCATCCGGACATCGTCGCCGCGGCGAAGCAGGCGCTGGATACGCACGGTTTCGGCATGGCGTCGGTGCGCTTCATCTGCGGCACCCAGGACCTGCACAAGCAGCTCGAGCGCACCATCTCGTCGTTCTTCGGCAAGCAGGACACGATCCTGTACGCCGCCTGCTTCGATGCCAACGGCGGCCTGTTCGAACCGCTGCTGGACGAGAACGACGCGATCATTTCGGATGCGTTGAACCACGCCTCGATCATCGACGGCGTCCGCCTGTGCAAGGCGAAGCGCTTCCGCTACGGCAACTGCGACATGGCCGACCTGGAGAAGCAGCTGCAGGCCGCGGACGCGGCGGGTTGCCGCACGAAGCTGATCACCACTGACGGCGTGTTCTCGATGGACGGCTTCATCGCGCCACTGGACGAGATCACGTCGCTCGCATCGAAGTACGGCGCGCTGGTGCACATCGACGAATGCCACGCCACCGGCTTTCTCGGCGCCACCGGGCGCGGTTCGGCCGAGGTCAGGGGCGTGCTCGATCGCATCGACATCATCACCGGCACCTTGGGCAAGGCGATGGGCGGCGCCCTGGGCGGCTTCACCACCGCCAGCGCGGAAGTGATCGAACTGCTGCGCCAGCGCTCGCGTCCGTACCTGTTCTCGAACTCGCTGCCGCCGCACGTCGTGGCGGCCGGCACGACTGCGTTCGAGATGCTCGATGCGGCGGGCGACCTGCGCGAGCGACTCGCCGCCAACACCGCATACTTCCGCGGGAAGATGACCGAAGCCGGCTTCGACATCAGGCCCGGCATGCATCCGATCTGCCCGGTGATGCTGTACGACGCGCCGCTGGCGCAGCGTTTCGCGCAGCGGCTGCTGGAAGAAGGCATCTACGCCATCGGCTTCTTCTTTCCAGTGGTGCCGAAGGACCAGGCGCGCATCCGCACGCAGATGTCCGCCGCCCACACACGCGCGCATCTCGACCACGCGATAGACGCGTTCACGCGCATCGGGCGCGAGCTGGGCGTGCTGGAGGGCTGAGCCGGACGCTGGGACGCGAGGGCTCGTCGTCGGCTACTGCTCCGGCGTCTCGACCGGCGCAGGCGACGCGGCGGCCGGGGCGGCATTGGGATCGACGCGGCGACCGGCGCTGTAGCCATTGGCCTGCAGCCAGGCGTCGAAATCGTCGGCCGTCATGCGCTTGCCGTTCTGGGTCATGTTGAACCGGTACGGCGTGTTGTCGTGTTCGGTCTTCTTGACGTAGCCGGCTGCGCCGGGCGCGATCATGGCGCCAGCGGCGGGCACCGCGGCGGCGACGTTCTGGCAGCCTTCCAGACGCAGGCGCCACAGCACGTTGTCGACCGACTGCGATTCGTCGAGATCCGGCGCCAGTACGCCCCGCTGCGATCCGAGCTGGGGATTCACGGTCGCGAATCCCGCTGCCACGGGCAACAACACCGTCGGCCGCACCGCAAGCGGTTGTGACAGGGCGGCGCCCTGGCACTGGGTGGAGGCATGTGCGGTCAGGGCACCCATCGACAACAACACAACCGCCAGTCCACGCATGCCCCGAACTCCCACGACTAGATTGCGGCGGAGTGTAGCAGCGCGATCGATGCAGGCAAGCCTCGGCGCATCGCGCGCTCCCCTGCGACCGCAAGCCACCAGCAGGGCATTGCCCAGAAGCAGGAAGCCCGGCACGAGGCCGGGCTTCCTGTTCAGCGGCTTCAACGCCAGGATCAGTTCTGGACGTTGAGCTCGGTGCGGCGGTTGACCTCGCTCTTGCAGCCCGGCAGCGTCTGCGCCGTCGGCTCCAGCGGACGGCTCTCGCCGTAACCCACCGGACCCATCAGGCGACCGGCGTCGATGCCGTTGCTGGTCAGGTAGTCGTACACCGCCGAAGCACGACGCTCCGACAGGCTCTGGTTGTAGGCGTCCGTACCGCACAGGTCGGTATGGCCCGCCACCTCGACCCGCAGGTCCGGATAGCGCTTCAGGATCTCCACAGCCTCGTTCAGGATCGACACCGCGTCAGGACGCAGGGTCGAACGGTCGAAGTCGAAGTTCACCCCGTTCAGGTCGATCGTGATCGGGGCCGGCGGCGGCGGCGGGGCCGGTTCGGCCGGCGGCGGCGGCGGCGGCGGAGCCACCGGCGCGGTCGGCTCCGGACCCAGCGGGATCACCACGCCCACCGACGCGATCACGTCGCTGAAGTAGCTCTCTTCCTGCTGGTGCGGATAGCCCGACGAATCCACGCCGCTCTCGGCCGCGTAGCTCTGATCGTCGAAATCGAAGCGCGTGGCCAGTTCGGCACGGACCGCGACGCGGCGGCTGAAGTCACTCTGCACGCCCACGCCCAGCTTCGCAGCCAGGTTGCCGTCTTCACGCTGGGCCGGCGAATCCGGGTCCGGGAATGCGTCGTACTCTTCCTCCGAGCGCTGGTAGCCCAGGCCGAACAGCACGTACGGCGCCCAGTTGCGCTCCTCGGACATGAAGTGGCGACGCAGGTCCAGCGAAATGCCGTACTGGCTCCACAGCAGGTCGCTGTTGTGCTCGAAACTCGGGTTCTGGTAGTTCAGCGCGCCCTCGACCGACCAGGTCGGGCTGATGAACTTGCCCAGGCCCAGACCCAGGGCGTAGGCATCCTCCGTACGGCGGTCTTCGTCCTGCAGGTTGTAGCCCACCGAACCGGTGACATACCAGCGATCGTCGAATTCCTGCGCAGACGCGGCCTGCGCCACGGCCATACCCGCCAGCAAGGCGGCGCTCAACAAGCGGATTTTCATTTGGAAGACTCCTTGAGATGTCCGGAAGATGAAACACACGACTGGGGCCGCAAAACTGAATCCTGTCTGCGCCCGGGCTTATAGAAAGCAGGCCAAGCCATTGTTCCAATGGATGGTGCCGCTGAATGATACCACATCAGAAACGGTTTCTTAACAACTACGCAGCGATGGAGAGACCGGCGACCAGGCCATCGGATGGCCTGGCCGCCATGTCGTCGGCCTCAGTTCTGGACGTTGAGCTCGGTGCGGCGGTTGACCTCGCTCTTGCAGCCCGGCAGCGTCTGCGCCGTCGGCTCCAGCGGACGGCTCTCGCCGTAACCCACCGGACCCATCAGGCGACCGGCGTCGATCCCGTTGCTGGTCAGGTAGTCGTACACCGCCGAAGCACGACGCTCCGACAGGCTCTGGTTGTAGGCGTCCGTACCGCACAGGTCGGTATGGCCCGCCACCTCGACCCGCAGGTCCGGATAGCGCTTCAGGATCTCCACCGCCTCGTTCAGGATCGACACCGCGTCAGGACGCAGGGTCGAACGGTCGAAGTCGAAGTTCACCCCGTTCAGGTCGATCGTGATCGGGGCCGGCGGCGGCGGCGGGGCCGGTTCGGCCGGCGGCGGCGGCGGCGGCGGAGCCACCGGCGCGGTCGGCTCCGGACCCAGCGGGATCACCACGCCCACCGACGCGATCACGTCGCTGAAGTAGCTCTCTTCCTGCTGGTGCGGATAGCCCGACGAATCCACGCCGCTCTCGGCCGCGTAGCTCTGATCGTCGAAATCGGCCCGATAGGCCACTTCGGCACGGACCGCGACGCGACTGGAGAAGTCTCCCTGCAGGCCCACACCCACCTTGGCGGCCAGATTGCCGTCCTCACGCTGGGCCGGCGAATCCGGGTCCGGGAATGCGTCGTACTCTTCCTCCGAGCGCTGGTAGCCCAGGCCGAACAGCACGTACGGTGCCCAGTTGCGCTCCTCGGAAATGAAGTGACGACGCATGTCCAAGGAGATGCCGTACTGGCTCCAATTCAAATCGCTGTTGTGAGTGAAGCTCGGATTCTGGTAGTTCAGCGCGCCTTCCACCGACCAGGTAGGGCTGATGAACTTGCCCAGGCCCAAGCCCAGCGCAAAATCGTCATCCGTGCGGCGATCTTCGTCCTGCAGGTTGTAGCCCACCGAACCGGTGACATACCAGCGATCGTCGAATTCCTGCGCAGACGCGGCTTGCGCCACACCAAGGCCACCTAGCAGCGCGAGGCTGAGGAGTTTCATCTTCATCATTCCAGTTCCTTTGAAGGGCTTGCCAATTCGTCTTTATTTATTTACCCGGCCGCGCCTGCACGACCCCGGTGCGTCTGTCTTGAGCACTTCCGTCCGGCGCATGCACGCTGAACGGACGCCGGCAGGTTAGATTCAGAGCCGTGAAGGGCGCGTTAACAACGAAATAACGTCTTGCCCGACGTCATCGAACAGGCGCCGCGCCCATGTTCCCCGGACTGGCGGGGCGGGGCCGCACGTGCCGGCTTCCCGGAGATCGCCGCCATGCCTGCCTGTCTCGCCAACTGAGACGGGTCGCCGCGAGACTGGCGTTTTCGGCATTTGCCCCCACATCGGCGGCTCGCTAGGCTGATCGATTCCCGTTTCCCTGTCCGCCCGGCTGCCCTCCCCCAAGCCCCCTACCGGAATCCTGTCCGATGGCGATGGACACCATCCGCATTCGCGGTGCCCGTACCCACAACCTGAAGAATGTCGACCTCGACCTGCCGCGCGACAAGCTGATCGTGATCACCGGGCTGTCGGGCTCGGGCAAGTCGTCGCTGGCGTTCGACACCATCTACGCCGAGGGCCAGCGCCGCTACGTGGAGTCGCTGTCGGCCTACGCGCGGCAGTTCCTGAGCGTGATGGAGAAACCGGACGTCGACCACATCGAGGGTCTGTCGCCCGCGATCTCGATCGAGCAGAAATCGACCTCGCACAACCCGCGTTCCACCGTCGGCACGATCACCGAGATCTACGACTACCTGCGCCTGCTTTACGCCCGCGTCGGTCTCCCCCGCTGCCCCGACCACGGCTACCCGCTGGAAGCCCAGACCGTCAGCCAGATGGTGGACCAGGTGCTCGCGCTCGATCCCGACCAGCGCTGGATGCTGCTGGCGCCGGTGGTGCGCGAGCGCAAGGGCGAGCATGCGCAGGTATTCGAGCAGTTGCGCGCGCAGGGGTACGTGCGCGTGCGCGTCGACGGCGTCCTCCACGAGATCGACGCGGTGCCCCCGCTGGCGCTGCGCCAGAAGCACACGATCGAAGCGGTGATCGACCGCTTCAAGGTGCGTGAGGACCTCAAGCAGCGCCTGGCGGAATCCTTCGAGACCGCCCTCAAGCTCGGTGACGGCATGGCCTCGGTGCACGCGATCGACGACGAATCGGCCGCCCCCCTGCTGTTTTCCTCGAAGTACAGCTGCCCGGTGTGCGACTACGCGCTGCCCGAGCTGGAACCGCGTTTGTTCTCCTTCAATTCTCCGGTTGGCGCCTGCCCGACCTGCGATGGTCTCGGCGTGTCGCAGTTCTTCGACCCGGCGCGCGTGGTCGTGCATCCGGAACTGTCGATGGCCGCGGGCGCGGTGCGCGGCTGGGACCGTCGCAACGCCTACTACTTCCAGCTGATCCAGTCGCTTGCGAAGCACTACGGGTTCAGCGTCGATACGCCCTGGCAGGATCTCACCGAGAAATCGCGCGAAGCGGTGCTGTTCGGCAGCGGCGGTACCACCATCACCTTCAGCTACATCACCGACGCCGGCGGCCGCACCCAGCGCAAGCACCGCTTCGAGGGCATCGTGCCGAACCTCGAGCGTCGCTACCGCGAAACCGAATCCGCGGCGGTGCGCGAGGAGCTGGCGAAGTACATCAGCGAACGCCCCTGCGTCGACTGCGGCGGCGCCCGGCTGAACCGGTCCGCGCGCAACGTGTTCGTCGCGGAACGGCCGTTGCCCGACCTCGTGGTCATGCCGATCGACGAGGCGCTGCGCTTCTTCGGCGAGCTGCACCTGCCCGGCTGGCGCGGCGAGATCGCGGACAAGATCGTCAAGGAGATCCGCGAGCGACTGAGCTTCCTGGTCGATGTCGGCCTCGACTACCTCACCCTCGAACGCAAGGCCGACACCCTCTCCGGCGGCGAGGCGCAGCGCATCCGCCTGGCGTCCCAGATCGGCGCCGGGCTGGTCGGCGTGATGTACGTCCTCGACGAGCCGAGCATCGGCCTGCACCAGCGCGACAACGAGCGCCTGCTGGGCACACTGACGCGGCTGCGCGACCTCGGCAACACCGTCATCGTGGTCGAGCACGACGAGGATGCGATCCGGCTCGCGGACCACATCGTCGACATCGGTCCCGCCGCCGGCGTGCACGGCGGCGAAGTTGTCGCGCAGGGCACGCTCGACGACGTGTTGAAGGCGCCGCGTTCGCTCACCGGGCAGTACCTGTCCGGCAAGCGCCAGATCGCGGTCCCTTCGCGGCGCCACAAGCCCAATCCGAAGATGCAGCTGCAACTGCTGGGCGCGTCCGGGAACAACCTCAAGCACGTCGACCTCAACATTCCCTCGAGCCTGTTCACCGCGATCACCGGCGTGTCCGGATCGGGCAAGTCGACCCTGATCAACGACACCCTGTATGCGCTCGCAGCCAACGAGATCAACGGCGCCTCGCACAAGGCGGCGCCCTACCGCGAGGTCCACGGCCTGGACCTTTTCGACAAGGTGGTCGACATCGACCAGTCGCCGATCGGCCGCACGCCGCGTTCCAACCCGGCGACCTACACCGGCCTGTTCACGCCGCTGCGCGAGCTGTTCGCCCAGGTGCCCGAATCGCGCGCGCGCGGCTACTCGCCCGGCCGCTTCAGCTTCAACGTGCGCGGCGGCCGTTGCGAAGCCTGCCAGGGCGATGGCCTGATCAAGGTCGAGATGCACTTCCTGCCGGACGTGTACGTCCCCTGCGACGTCTGCCACGGCAAGCGCTACAACCGCGAGACGCTCGAGATCCTGTACAAGGGTTACAGCATCCACGACGTGCTGGACATGACGGTCGAGGACGCCCTCGCCCTGTTCGAGCCGGTGCCGTCGATCTCGCGCAAGCTCGAGACCCTGCTCGACGTCGGCCTGAGCTACATCAAGCTCGGCCAGCCCGCGACCACGCTTTCCGGCGGCGAGGCGCAGCGGGTGAAGCTGTCGAAGGAGCTCTCCCGCCGCGACACCGGACGCACGCTGTACATCCTCGACGAACCGACCACCGGCCTGCACTTCCACGACATCGAACACCTGCTGGCGGTGCTGCACAAGCTGCGCGACGACGGCAATACGGTGGTGGTGATCGAGCACAACCTGGACGTGATCAAGACCGCCGACTGGGTGGTCGACCTCGGACCGGAAGGCGGCCATCGCGGCGGCATGATCATCGCCGAAGGCACGCCGGAACAACTGGCGGCGATGCCGCAGTCGCACACCGGCCGCTTCCTCGCCAAGACCCTCGGGCTCGAGGACAAGCCCCGCAGGCGGCGCTCGGCGGCCTGAGCCGTCGGCGCCGCCAGGCGCCGGCCACTTTTCCGCAACCGCATCCGCACGACCGGGTCCGACCACGATGAGCCTCGACAACCGCACCGCCCTGTTCCGCATGCCGCTCGAGCTGCGCTGGCGCGACCTCGACGCGTTCAACCACGTCAACAACTCGAATTTCATGACCTACCTCGAGGAGGCGCGGATCCGCTGGTTCGACTCGCTCGACGAGCCCTGGCTGACCGAGTCGACCGCGCCGTTGCTGGCGGCGGTGCAGATGAACTACCGCGTTCCCATTCCCTACCCGTCACGGGTGATCGTGGAGCTGTTCGCGGACCGCGTCGGCAACACCAGCGTCACCATCGGCCACCGCATCGCCAGCGAGGACGGGACCGTGCTGCACGCGGATGGCAATGTGGTGATCGTGTGGGTCGATCGTGCCAGCGGCCGGCCGACGCCGCTGCCGGCGTTCGTGCGTTCGGTCGCCGGGGGAGGCGCGGCTTCCGCCGCCTCGTCGTTCAGCGCGCCCTGACCAGCGCCAGGCGGCGGTCGAACGCGTCGCCGCCGGCGTGGTGCAGGTCATGGCGGTGCAGCAGGCGGTACAGGGTCACCCTCGAGATCCCGAGTTCCTCCGCGGCCATCGCCAGCCGGTAGCCGCTGCGCGCCAGCGCGCGTTCGATCGCCGCACGCTCGCCCTCGCGCCGCGCGAGGTCGAGGGTCCGGGACGCGTCGCCGTCGCCGGACGGATCCTCGAGCCCCAGGTCACGGGCGGAAATGTAGCAACCGTCGGCCATCACCATCGCCTCGCGTATCCGGTTGATCAGTTCGCGCACGTTGCCCGGCCACGGGTGACGCTGCAGAGCGCGCAACGCCCCGGGGGTGAAGCCCTTGAAGCGGAAACGTCCTTCGCGCGCATGCAGCCGAAGGGCATGTCGGGCGATGAGTTCGATGTCGCCCATGCGCTCGCGCAGGGGCGGCATCTGCAGTTCGATCACCCGCAGGCGGTGGTAGAGGTCGACCCGGAAGCGCCCCTCCTCGACCGCCTGCGCCAGGTCCACGTGCGTCGCCGACACGATCCGGGCGTCCACCTCGATCGCGCAAGTGCCGCCCAGCCGTTCGATCGTGCCCTGCTCGAGGAAGCGCAGCAGCGAGGCCTGCGACTCCGTCGGCAGGTCGGCCACCTCGTCCAGGAACAACGTGCCGCGGTGGGCCATCTCGATCCGGCCCAGCTTGCGCTGTGTCGCGCCGGTGAAGGCGCCGCGCTCGTAGCCGAACAGTTCCGACTGGATCAGGCTGTGCGGGATGGCGCCGCAGTTGATGCCGACGAACGGCATCTTGCTGCGCGTCGACTGGCGGTGGATCGCGGTCGCGGCCAGCTCCTTGCCGGTGCCGGTCTCGCCCGACAGGAACACGGGTGCCTCGCTCGCAGCTGCCCGCAGCAGCCGGACCGCCAACCGTCGCACCGCCGTGCTTTCGCCGACCATGCCCTCGATCGCAGGTGCGGCCATGCCTTCCGCGCAGTCCTCGTCCAGCGCCGCCATGCCCTGGGCATGCCCTAGCACGGTCGCCAGCAGTTCCCGTTCGCAGGGCCAGGTCACGTAGTCGTGGCAGCATTCGCGCACCAGGTTGCGCAAGGGCTGTAGCGCGAGTTGCCCGGCTTCCAGGATGGCCACCCAGGCCACCTGCCTGGCCGCCAGCGCCTCGGCGAGCGCCGGGCGCCGCCGCAACGACTGCAATCCACCCTCGTCCAGGCCTCGCAGATCCAGAAGGGCCACGCAGGGCGCACGACGACCCGCCACGTGACGCAGCACGGATTCGTCGTCCGGAGTCGAACGCAGGCGCCAGCCGGCCGCGAGGGCCGCTTCCTCCAGTCCCGCGTCCTCGACACCGACCGGTCCGTGGAAGCGCAAGGTTTCGCGCAGTTCCGGGCACGCGGGCATACGAGATCTCCCTGCACCCGCCCCCTCGGGCTGCCTTCCATTCGTTGTCTCCAAACAACGCGGGGCGGGGCCGGCATCGGCCACCGCGAGGCGGCCCGACGCGCAGACGGGACGATCGTGGCGGGGATCGGGGCGCCGGACGCCTGCAGGACACCACGCCATCGTTCGGTCCGGAGCGGAGACGGCCTAGAACGTGACCGGCAGGCGCACGGCGAGGGAGAGGTCCGGGGTATCGCGGGTGACGCCCACCCCCAGCGCGACATTCAGGTTCGCGCGATCGGACAGGCGATACGACGCCCCCATCATCAGCGTCCCGAGCATGAGCCGGACCGCACCGGGCGCATCCTCGCCGTTCTGGCGGGTGCGGTCGACGAAACTGTGGTCGTAGCCGAAGCTCACCGCCGCGCGCTCGTTGAGCGCCAGTCCCATGCCGACGTTGAAGCCGATGATGTCGCCGGCGGCGACATCGCCGATCAGTTCGGTGGTGGTCTGCGGATACCCCTCGGGCGCTCCGCTGAGCACGGTGCGCGAGACGTCCTCGCGTTCGAAGTTGTGCAGGTAGCTCAGGCTGCCGAAGAACACGACCGGGTCCGAGGCGTACAGCCACGTGATGCCCGGCTGCAACGCGGAGAAGCCGCTGCCCGTCGGCGCCTCCAGCGGCAGCCCGGTGCCGGTCGCATTGGCCACGCAGCGGGTCACGCAGTCGGTCACCACCTCGAACACGTCGCGACCGGTGCGCGACTTGTAGCGCAGCCACAACACGTAGAAGGGTCTGTCAACGCCGCCGTGGTTGAGCTGGTAGCGCGCGGTGAGTTCGGCATCGCCCATTCCGCTGCCGTCGGTGTTGAACACCGTGTCCTGGGCCGCGCCGGTGAAGATCTCGCGGCTGACGGTGTCGCTGGTGATGTAGCTGTAGGGCAGCTTGAGTTCGAGTTCCAGTCGCCGGGTCAGTCCATAGCGTGCGGCCAGCGAGGCTGTGAGGCTCGAGACCTTGACCTGGCGCACGTCGATCAGGCCGATCAGGATCGCGGGAATCACCGTGTAGCCGACCAGCGCGACCCGGTCGTTGGACGAGTAGCCCATCTGCAGCGCCGGTTCCAGCGTCAGGCGACCCCTGGGCGTGAGCACACCCGGCTGGTCGAAGATCTGCGCGACCTCGGGCGGTCGCTCCGCCGAGTCGGGCGGCCGCCCCACGGGACCCTGGATGGCGGACGGATTCGGC contains:
- the kbl gene encoding glycine C-acetyltransferase; the protein is MSLTERYAATLDEIRAAGLFKSERVITSPQSAEITLADGRRVLNFCANNYLGLADHPDIVAAAKQALDTHGFGMASVRFICGTQDLHKQLERTISSFFGKQDTILYAACFDANGGLFEPLLDENDAIISDALNHASIIDGVRLCKAKRFRYGNCDMADLEKQLQAADAAGCRTKLITTDGVFSMDGFIAPLDEITSLASKYGALVHIDECHATGFLGATGRGSAEVRGVLDRIDIITGTLGKAMGGALGGFTTASAEVIELLRQRSRPYLFSNSLPPHVVAAGTTAFEMLDAAGDLRERLAANTAYFRGKMTEAGFDIRPGMHPICPVMLYDAPLAQRFAQRLLEEGIYAIGFFFPVVPKDQARIRTQMSAAHTRAHLDHAIDAFTRIGRELGVLEG
- a CDS encoding S46 family peptidase; translation: MPSLRRLAVALSAIAAAGLANVHAAEGMWVPQQLPEIAAPLKKAGLKLDPAQFADLTGDPLGAVVSLGGCTASFVSPQGLVVTNHHCAYGAIQLNSTPEKNLMRDGFNAATHADEITAGPNARIYALDAITDVTQRVQAAIAAASGPLERTQALDAVEKRLIAECEAEPGYRCSLYSFLGGNTYRLFRNLEIRDVRLAYAPPGSIGNYGGEVDNWMWPRHTGDFAFYRAYVGRDGKPAAFSDDNVPYQPKRWLEIADRPLRAGDFVMAAGYPGRTSRYALAGEFEDTEQWAYPTLVRHYRALTALVRERGRTEPDIEVRYASTLRGWENVMKNYEGQLTGFARTGAAEAKRSEEAAVLAWLRTRGDEGAAAISAHARLVALDDAEHATRERDLVLRMFQNTGAISAATTLYRLAIERDKADAAREQGYQDRDLPTIEGGLRQMEKRYVAEMDRELQRYWLDQYARLPAAQRLPALDKWLGDHDTAAIDRALDGLAKTELGDTETRMGWLQADREAFESSRDPAIRYAVAIMPTLLEIEQRGKARAGERLDARATYLQAVADYRRSQGGFVYPDANSSLRITFGNVKPYTRLDGSAQQPFTRLEEVAAKATGEAPFDAPQALLDAIAGKRHGGLADRRLRTVPVNFLSDLDVTGGNSGSPVLDARGKLVGLLFDMNWEAVVSNWVFDADMTRTISVDQRYMRWIMQEVYPAPHLLQEMGVAPKR
- a CDS encoding OmpA family protein, with translation MKIRLLSAALLAGMAVAQAASAQEFDDRWYVTGSVGYNLQDEDRRTEDAYALGLGLGKFISPTWSVEGALNYQNPSFEHNSDLLWSQYGISLDLRRHFMSEERNWAPYVLFGLGYQRSEEEYDAFPDPDSPAQREDGNLAAKLGVGVQSDFSRRVAVRAELATRFDFDDQSYAAESGVDSSGYPHQQEESYFSDVIASVGVVIPLGPEPTAPVAPPPPPPPAEPAPPPPPAPITIDLNGVNFDFDRSTLRPDAVSILNEAVEILKRYPDLRVEVAGHTDLCGTDAYNQSLSERRASAVYDYLTSNGIDAGRLMGPVGYGESRPLEPTAQTLPGCKSEVNRRTELNVQN
- the tdh gene encoding L-threonine 3-dehydrogenase — translated: MGRMMKALVKREAAKGIWMEQVPVPEPGPNEVLIKLEKTAICGTDLHIYLWDEWSQRTIRPGLVIGHEFVGRVAELGPGVGGYVVGQRVSAEGHIVCGHCRNCRAGKQHLCPNTVGIGVNRDGAFAEYIVMPASNLWPIPDQIPSELAAFFDPYGNAAHCALEFDVVGEDVLITGAGPIGVMAAGICKHIGARNVVVTDVNDYRLKLAADMGATRVVNVANASLKEVMADLHLEGFDVGLEMSGNPRAFNDMLDAMYHGGKVALLGILPKGAGVDWDRIIFKGLTVQGIYGRRMYETWYKMTQLVLSGFPLGKVLSHQLPADEFQKGFDLMESGKSGKVVLSWN
- a CDS encoding acyl-CoA thioesterase; its protein translation is MSLDNRTALFRMPLELRWRDLDAFNHVNNSNFMTYLEEARIRWFDSLDEPWLTESTAPLLAAVQMNYRVPIPYPSRVIVELFADRVGNTSVTIGHRIASEDGTVLHADGNVVIVWVDRASGRPTPLPAFVRSVAGGGAASAASSFSAP
- a CDS encoding OmpA family protein produces the protein MKMKLLSLALLGGLGVAQAASAQEFDDRWYVTGSVGYNLQDEDRRTDDDFALGLGLGKFISPTWSVEGALNYQNPSFTHNSDLNWSQYGISLDMRRHFISEERNWAPYVLFGLGYQRSEEEYDAFPDPDSPAQREDGNLAAKVGVGLQGDFSSRVAVRAEVAYRADFDDQSYAAESGVDSSGYPHQQEESYFSDVIASVGVVIPLGPEPTAPVAPPPPPPPAEPAPPPPPAPITIDLNGVNFDFDRSTLRPDAVSILNEAVEILKRYPDLRVEVAGHTDLCGTDAYNQSLSERRASAVYDYLTSNGIDAGRLMGPVGYGESRPLEPTAQTLPGCKSEVNRRTELNVQN